The sequence below is a genomic window from Streptosporangium lutulentum.
GCCGCCGTTCAGGGCGGTGTCGGCAAGGTGATCGGCGCCATCACCGGCGGTCTCATCATGGCCGTGATCAACAACGGCATGTCCCTCATCGGCGCGCCCAGCGAACGGGTGATGCTCATCAAGGGGCTGGTGCTGCTCGCCGCCGTGGCCTTCGACGTCTGGACGAAGCGTCGCGCCGGCGCCTCGACCTGAGCCGTTCACCCCGCCACCGGTTCTCCTCCCCGGCTCCCCGGCACCCCCCTACTCGCTCCCCCGCACGCCGGCGCCCCCGCCGCTCTCCTGCCCGGGTCTCGGCGTCTCGGTCTCGCCGGATCCGCGAGGGTCGCCGCTCCGTCGCATCCAGCCGTCCCACCCCACCGGGAGGGAGAAGCCGGCGACGGCGACCTTGCGGATCACCACGGTGAGCGCCGCCACGGCGACGGCCGTCCAGGTCTGGGCCTCGGAGAGGCGGAGAAGCCCGGCCGCGAGAAGGAAGTCCAGCAGCACCGCCATCGCGGTTCTCGGGCCTCCGCCGGCGAGCAGGGCGGCGAGCGCGCAGACCAGGCCCGCGGCGACGATCAGGGTGACGCCCGTCTGGACGAGCCGCTCAGCCACCTCCGGCACCGGACGCGGGAGGGCGGGAGGCGCCGTTCACCGTAAGCCGCTCCTTCTCGATCTCCCTGCTCAGGAAGAAGTTCAACGCCGTCCGGATGGTCGCGATCGCCGCGAGCTGCCCTATCTGCGTGAAGGTCGGCGCGATGGCCGTACGCAGCACGTCGCCGGCCAGCTGGAACTCCAGACCCAGCGCGAGGAACCGTCCCAGGAACAGGCGCACGGCGATGAACCCGTTATCGCCGTGCCGCCGGAAGGCGACCAGCAGAAAGCGCACGAACGCCACCGCCGCGCCGGCGAAGATGATCAACGCGCCGACCGCCTCGACGAGGCGGACCAGCAGGTTGACGATCTCCCGGAGGGTTTCCTCGGTAAGAGATCAAGCATGTGCTGCTGATTACCGTTCCTATTCAGTAAGCAGGA
It includes:
- a CDS encoding DUF1622 domain-containing protein, which encodes MIIFAGAAVAFVRFLLVAFRRHGDNGFIAVRLFLGRFLALGLEFQLAGDVLRTAIAPTFTQIGQLAAIATIRTALNFFLSREIEKERLTVNGASRPPASGAGGG